A region of Drosophila ananassae strain 14024-0371.13 chromosome 4 unlocalized genomic scaffold, ASM1763931v2 tig00000077, whole genome shotgun sequence DNA encodes the following proteins:
- the LOC123257935 gene encoding probable lipid II flippase MurJ, with the protein MFKSIFTFSFFTAISRISGLIRDVLIATVIGANSLADIFFSSFRFANLFRAFFAEGAFTTSFIPLYSTESYDNKKAFNFASSVISITFIILVIFCFIMQTFSPYMIQIFAPGFDQSKFTLTVTLSRIMMPYIIFVSIASLIGGMLQVKQHFASTAIAPIVLNLCLIISLFVPYVKTPAHNLSIAVLIGGIFQLLLILFSAYKLKAAFSFSLELSNEVRLFFKRVIPAIINNCVTQISLWIDTIMASFIPNAVSYIYYADRLNQLPQGIIGTAIGTVLLPLISKQVNNTENIVKIQNKALNIGLMLIMPTTAAFIIIPDIILLTLFSYGRFDHYAVQQTVPTLIAFSLSLPAFIINKVLLPTFFAKGNLKIPTIFSLMCLGINVVLNLLLMNKYQHTGIAIATSVSTWINSILLISYLTINKMYKVSQALLLNIMKIFVATAVMSIALYIFNSLLAGLFFDKMLARIVYLATLIALSVIVYFGTLYLTFRGSLNNLKYV; encoded by the coding sequence ATGTTTAAAAGTATTTTcacatttagtttttttacgGCTATTTCAAGGATCTCAGGGTTAATAAGAGATGTATTGATTGCTACAGTTATTGGTGCAAACTCTCTTGCagacatatttttttcttcgttTCGCTTTGCCAATCTATTTCGAGCATTTTTTGCAGAAGGAGCGTTCACTACCTCATTCATACCGTTATACTCGACAGAATCATATGATAATAAGAAGGCATTTAATTTTGCAAGTAGTGTAATATCCATTACGTTTATTATCTTAGTAATTTTTTGCTTTATCATGCAAACTTTCTCCCCTTATATGATTCAAATTTTTGCTCCTGGATTTGACCAAAGTAAGTTTACCCTTACTGTTACTTTATCAAGAATTATGATGCCCTACATAATCTTTGTTTCAATTGCATCACTTATTGGTGGAATGCTGCAAGTAAAGCAGCATTTTGCTTCAACAGCTATTGCACCAATCGTTTTGAATCTCTGTTTAATCATCAGTTTGTTTGTGCCTTACGTAAAAACTCCAgcgcacaacctttctatagCTGTTCTTATAGGAGGAATTTTCCAGCTACTTTTGATACTATTTAGTGCATACAAGTTAAAGGCAGCTTTTTCTTTTAGCCTTGAATTAAGCAATGAAGTAAGGTTGTTTTTTAAGCGTGTGATACCTGCAATTATCAACAATTGTGTAACTCAAATAAGCTTATGGATTGATACAATAATGGCAAGTTTTATACCAAATGCGGTGTCTTATATATATTATGCCGATAGACTAAATCAACTACCGCAGGGAATAATCGGTACTGCAATTGGTACAGTGCTTCTTCCTCTAATTTCAAAACAGGTGAATAATACTGAAAATATAGTCAAAATACAGAACAAGGCTCTCAACATAGGATTAATGTTAATTATGCCAACAACTGCTGCCTTTATCATTATTCCCGACATAATTTTACTTACGCTTTTTTCTTACGGCCGGTTTGATCATTATGCAGTGCAGCAAACTGTTCCCACTTTAATAGCATTTTCTCTTTCTTTACCTgcatttattataaataaagtATTGCTACCTACATTTTTTGCTAAAGGCAATCTGAAAATACCAACCATATTTTCGCTAATGTGTCTTGGAATTAATGTAGTGCTAAACCTTTTGTTAATGAACAAGTATCAGCATACGGGGATTGCTATTGCTACTTCCGTTTCCACTTGGATAAACTCCATTCTATTAATTAGTtatttaacaataaataaGATGTATAAGGTTAGCCAAGCGTTATTGTTAAATATCATGAAAATTTTTGTAGCAACGGCAGTCATGTCAATAGccctttatatttttaattctttgtTGGCAGgattattttttgataaaatgtTGGCTCGTATTGTTTATTTAGCGACTTTAATAGCTTTGAgtgttattgtttattttggtACTCTTTACTTAACTTTTAGAGGAAGTTTGAATAATTTGAAATATGTATAA